The genomic window ttttttttccttccgaacctataacattttataacacttcacgataaacacaaaacatccacactttaatttctccatcactttctttcttaacattgagtaacaacatcactttgtcattcagtgtacctggcagggcgcctaactgctctgccactcctggtatagcatgtgggcatactgtccacaggcacaggacaagggttgcgtggtaccggttccagtggtggtgagtccactgttgcagtagcctgagtatgttgaaactcagagtccaaatgttcatcagggtgagagtctttgaacaggcttgggtgtatctttctcagatgtcgcctgttcctcctgcgtgtcctccctgccggtgtctgtacagtgtaggagcgtggttcatctcgctgcctgatgacaaccgctggctcccagccgcgtcgcgtctgcatgtgcaccgtgtctcctggggtcagcactggcagttgctttgcacgctggtcgtagtgttgcttttgccgggactgcaagtcctgtattctttcgagaatatgctgtggggatgactgtttcagcacagcactggaacatggaagtgtgctgcgcaggactctacccatcaacatttgtgcaggtgtcaggtttagtcctgtcaccggtgtgtttctcagcgacagcaacactagatgtgggtcagtgccagtctgcactgctttcttcagcgcgtgttttaccgtctttatggcccgctccgccattccatttgaagagggaaaacctgggctggagtgtgtgagcttgaactcccatgaagctgcaaatgactgcatctcatagctggcgaatgggacatgatcactcactacctccttaggtatcccatgtctggcaaagacagacttcatcttctgaatcaccgtgcgagctgttttatcagtcaggttgagcacttctggatattttgtcaggtaatccaccaacagcaggtatgactgaccatgcagctcgaagatgtcagctccaactttcatccatggcagttcaggaacctggtgtggaatgagtggctcagcctggtgtctgggctgtagctgctggcactgcacacatttttccaccattgtctctatgtctcgtgtcatgccaggccagtaaaggacttttctcgctttagctttagtacgctgcacgccttggtgtgcaaggtgcagcttctccaaaatcactctcttgaagcactcgggtattatgattttgtctccgaccatcacaatgtcattcacgatgctgatattgtccctcattggccagtaactgtgtagtttactgtccagacttttctttttcatgggccaacccttcaagtgtctctcacatacagcttgtaacacgccatctgctgccgttgctgatttcagctggctaagtgtttcgttactcaacgcgtctgtggcttccaaggcatacacaactctctcatcacaagggttctcattgagattgccactgtcattgcacgctgtggcgcgtgagagcgtgtccgcgatgtacatgtgtttgcctggtgtatatgtcacattcaaatcatacctctgtagttgtagaagcatcccttgcagccgtgctggcgctttgctcagtggtttgcgcacaatgacctccaaaggtttgtgatcagactgcactgttactgttcttccgtaaacatactggtgaaaccttttagcagcaaacactatggcaagtaactctttctcgatttgcgcatatcttttttcagtgtccgtgagcgctcttgatgcatagcacaccgggtggccatcctgcagcagacaggctccctgcccatcctttgaggaatctgcttgcagagtcagcggctgcttgtgatcgtagtacctcagaacaggcgcttgtgtgagggtagacttcagcgtctgtagtgctgcgctgtggtgtgggcaccactgccatgctacgtccttctttagcagctgtctgaggggtgccgtgagtgaggcttcatttggtatgtactgcgccaggaattttgtcattcccagcaggcgttggagactttgtttgtcgtccggggtcggcatgtcgacaatcgctttgatcttggcgtcatcagccctctgtcctgctgccgtgatgacgtgtcccatatattttactgtgttcactttgaactggattttgtctttgttaaatttcacattggcagactttgctctctccattactttctgcaggatttcatcatgttcttgctctgacgatgctgctataatcatgtcgtctgctatgacgtacacacctggaatgtcgccgaaggtctcacaattcttttgttgaaagacttcactggccgacttaatcccaaatggtagcctgaggaagcgaaagcgtccccacggcgtgttgaaggtgcagagcttagatgatggctcatctagcttgatctgccagtacccatccttctcatccaagatggagaagatggattttccagccagtctgctgcgcacatcttcaggagtaggaatggagtaatgctggcgcttgactgcctcattcaggttgcaaggatccaaacacaccctcagcgacccgttctttttcttagtggcaacaagactgttcacccattctgttggttcattcaccggtgttatcacttttctgttttgtaagtctttgattgtcactttcagcgcatccatgatggagaggggtacattcctgcatgcgtgaatcacaggagtgacgctggggtcgacgtgtatgtgatgaactccaggaaattcccccaatcctgtgaatacatcagcatatcttagtagtagctcctctttggtggctggcggttgttgttgttgtggagcctttgccgcgagcgaccccatcctcttcaccagttgcagctcttcacaagcctcccctcctagaattggcttgtctgcttggctactcacgtggaagtccagcacagccttgcgtttagacgttctgcattctaaagatgcaacaccatctgctgtcaggcgtgcccctccaaaagctatcaacatagtctttgttggacgcagctgaacgggacctggtagctgctggtatagctgcctgggcagcacattagcgtcagcaccagtgtccagcttgaagtcaattgcaacacctctgatcgtggctgtttcgcgccatacagtgtcctttgtttggtgtgctgttttcttggttccatttccaatcatgcctatgtataaacagtccatttctttttctaaattgtttacagtctttgtcttacaatggctatttttctcatagccacccctacacacctttgaaaagtggttattttttccacatttatgacacacagcgccgtaagctgggcattgacgaggctcgtgcttgtttccgcatttacggcacacagtcattacctgcttcttgtagcttggtttgttcttgtcccagctgcgtgtttgcactcttgctctatttaacgcatccactgaggcatcatggacaacaggtgacgcttgcatcgcttgtatttgtgacttggcgagttctgctgatctacatgtttccattgctctgcgtaaagtaagtgcattatcacgtaacagtctctctttcagatgggtatcactaatgctgaacaccaatttatcccttatcatgtcatcttcatgtcttccaaactcacagttcttgctcttctgacgtagttctgtgatgaatctgtccaccgatattcctgatgacattgtgtgtgaccaaaactgatggcgttcaaaaacaacgttcttttgtggactgcagtagcctctgaatgcttccaaaacttcctccatcgttgcttcctccccttctggggtaatggcaagtgtattatacacttccagcgcctcttcgccgacagtgtggagcaggatggcaattttaaccccctcatttttatccaccgcgccagaagcaaccatatagagctggaaacgctgctcccacctgcgccagttttcagcgaggttccccgtgattatcagcggagacggtggcctgaactgctccatgtcggctgtgttagctcccgttagcttgccgcttatcttcggtcaacacgtgttgaatactgtccttgacttactccgtaactccgtcttctgacaccatgttgtggctttatgctctgatacactgttgtagtgttgtcactaaccgtgggttgcttactggttgtttcaccaataatacacggaggcaaggatgcagtacaagtcgatcttttactgcccgctcagtcaacatctccccgactctcaatacagacagaccacacagtcgagcaccgagtgctcgattccaatctaccacactaTCTTCGGCTTGGCGGGCTCGCTAATGCGCGTGGTCCTGCACCACATCGACGACGAGGACATCCGCACGCTCAAGCGCGAGTTCGGTTCCGTCAACCGGGCGCTGGGCGAGCTCTCGCGCGAGAATAGTCAGGTCCTGGTGGCTATTCAGAAGGAGGCGCTGAATAGCCAGTACGCCTCGGTGGAGGAGAACCTCACGAGCCAGTTCCGCAAGTTCATGGATCTGGTGGAGGCTCGGCCTGAGCACAGCAAGCGCAAGAAGGAAGACTTTGCCCGCAGCTACACCGACGACTTGGGCGACCAGAACCTGCACACGCTCTACGACGGTGTGGTCGGGAAGCCCAAACTCTTCAGCCGGCCCATCCTGGAGGTGAGTCGCTCACACACACTGCGGTGACGGGCAGGGGAGACCTTCTCGCTTTGAaggagcttttgtttttttttaggtgttccTGAAGCATTCGGGTGGCGATCGTCGGGCCATGGAGCGCCTGTGCACACGCCTCACTTACTTGTTCTGCATCGGCCTGATTGCCCTGATGGGCTACGCCGCCGTCATTGGCGGCAACGATGCCGGCCTGAGCGAGGAGTGGGCCGAGAAGATGGAGAACGTGCAGGACAAGATGCAGCAGGCGCTGCGTATGTGCCGCTGAACCGGGCACGCGCACATCATCCACGTTAGCTTGCGCAACAGCGGTGGGCAAAGACGCGTGTGCTACGGTACTGTTGCCACCCGGTTCGCATTTCCATCATTGAGCATTCACAACTACGGCTTGcgctttgttttccttcttaaATTGGTTGGAGGTATTTTTCTGTCCTAAATTTcattgaataccgtttttttccatgtataatgcgcaaaatttaactaaattactgtcctaaaatctggggtgcgcattatacatgggtacaacaatttttgaagaaaatctccctcgaaataaaacttgaaatcaccttcttgtttgttgtcaatcgcgcattgcattcagccatcctgcccaacacactttgttagggtggtgctcactcaacttattttgcaagaaccacacaggagacaagtaagtcactttcctctcttttcattttaacctaactgatcgcggtggtgcctttctgggcagtcggagaaataaaatacatccagcctagttaagaaatcaccagagagatcaccatgacaattgtgaacacacggaaagataataaataactggaacatcactcaaatatcggtgatcccgttgagtctcacatatttcttcgctatcgagtttgctagcgcatgcgcagtgatactgaccggcagaataacatccggttgttcccaaagatgatcttttttctgaaataattttacgtttacggacttaagtaagagttatTTCTGCATGTTTTTAAGCACCACTACAAATAAATATGAGTCCATGCATCCATAAGTGTGGGTTATTTCTGCACGTTTTTAAGCACCACTACAAATATAGTGTGGGCTATTTCTGCGCATTTTTAAGCACCACTACAAATAAATATGAGTCCATGCATCCATAATTGTGGGCATCATTCTGTTTTTCTGTCGGCCTGCTCTGGCCTAACTTGACTCTAGATTAGGGACAACTGCAGGGAGCGAAGACGTTGGAATCGCAGTGACCATTTTGTCCCTTGACGACCCCTCCTGTCGACTCAAAATGACGTCACGTCAATCGCTGCTGGCAGCAGGGGGCGCTAACGTACACAATGTCAGCCGCCTGAAGTGGATGATGAAAAATAGTGGCTGCTTCTTCCACCAATGCTTTAGGTTATAAATCCAAATAGCGTGTTTATACTATTGGGGACatgttaaactttttttttgcattatctTACTCAGTCTAAGGTGAAACGTGAATACAACAAGATATCCATCTTTACCAAACTACCTCTAAATTCATTTCAGATGGCAAAACCGTACGTGACTATGATTAATGACTGTGATGTAATCTTAGAAGTGTTACAATGTTGAGAAGTAGCAACTTGGTGTGGTTCAGCTAAAGATGCTTGCATAATTTCGCAAATTAGCTTTCGAGTTAAATTGTGACTTTGGtggtctttaaatttgaaacggCTACAAATGAGCTTTCAATCCATAGTAGTGAAATAATTTCCACTATACGCTACACAGCACAGGCAGCACGTGTACATTTTACATATTGCGTAACTGCCCTGCGACTGACTGGCGATATGTTCAGGGTGACAGGGTGCGCTCTGCCTTTCACCCAAATTGAGCTTGGGTTGGCTCCAGCGGCGCACACAGCGCCACAAGTGCATCAATCGCCATTCAATTACCAGGTATGCCGTTTCTCAACATGTCCGCCAGGTGTTGCTGTTTCTCTCAACTGCAAACATTCCACCTGTTTCCATGTCGCCTAAGGTCCATCACATACACGGCCAAAATGTCCTCTTCATTCGTTGCATTCTGTATTATATGTATGTCATCTTCCAAATCAAGTAGTTTGGTTATTCAAAATGTAAGACGGTATGGTGACGGTGAGTCCCGAAGCCTCCATTAATAGCCCGTTGAACTTGTTCCACTTGTTCGAAAAATGCTGATTTGAACCGCACGGTTCTGCTGCTCATCTATTTAGGAGGTCACGGGAATCACTCAAGCCAAAACTAAAGATgagtaaaaatgtaaaatgacaTAAACCAATcaaagaataaaataacaattgaCACTTGAATTGCTTGCTTTGGGCTGTGGCatctattgattgattgaatatttattgatccccaggggtgaggaaattcaggccccagcagtatccataccacagagtgggtatacaaaagacacacagatggcatgagcgcaactcaataggctctcataaggctgccacacaacggcaccACAAAGTAAGCCAGAAAgcgctcaagataaaagccatcaaagcaaatcaaagctaaaagacaaagcttTGGGGTCTTTCAGACTGTGAAGCAATTTCCTATAACATAACTCTTTTAATCTGAGAtttgaaagaaacaaatgacaatgttttaaaaactcatctgtcctatttCCACACTTGTCCTGATTGTGTTTGGTAAGTCATTTAATTAAAtgtaaatgtcttctttttttttaatattctatAATTATTCTATAATAATATTTGGCATGTTCTTCCTAATACGTTTACACTTGAAATAATTCACGAGCCTTTTTAACATATACTACGTTTGTGTTATTTCGGATCAATTGGGCTCCAAATATCAATTTTGCGCGTTTGGAAAGATTTGTGGGCCCTTAAATGATGCTTTATTCCAATATTTTCACCCCTACACCGTGAACGTACATGGACGTGTCCATTTTGCAGGGATTGCTGGGAAGAAGAAGGAGTCAGTCGAGGTTGGGCCGTCGGACAAGCGTTCCAAGGTGGAAGTCAGTTAAAGTTAAAAGCCACTAAAAGGtaagaaagaagcagcctctCCATGGCTGCTGTTGGATAATATTGCTTGGGATCCCAAGTGGATAGAGTCTAGTCCGCGTAAGATGTCAAGAAAAATCTGTTTTCGAGGTTAATTTGCCGTGTTTGCCGCATTTTTGGAACGGCTCGGGCCTCGGCTGTGCGTTAAAAAGCTAACACGGAGGCGCGGCTAGAGGGAGCCAAAGCAGGCAGGAAAGAGCCTCACCCAGCCTGTGGGACTCCATTCTTTGCCAGAACGGATGTTTGCCCTTATTTTAACATCCTCAACAAGTCCGGAAGTCTTTATTATTGCGTTTGTTCCCTCAGTTGTGGTAGTCATTTGAATTTGATGAGTCTCAGTGGTGTGCGCTTCCTTGGCTTTAACTGCCTCACCAACATGGAATTTTGGTTCTGACTGACAGCAAATGTGCCtcataaatggaagaaaaaaaccctATTCAAGTATTAAGGATGAACTTTGATGGTAAAATTGTAATGATTTCCCCCACAATTAGCTTAGCCTTTTGCTATACTTTTTGTTTGAGAGCGTTAAAAATGGCAGTCAAGCTGGTAACAGGTGATGTCAGGaggctgctcctcacttccttGTTTGAATTTGAGATCAAAGTCGCCTTTAAAGACCGGTGCCCGTGTTTTGATTGCTATTATGTCCATTTGTTCAATTACCTAACTAAAtatttatgaataaataatatatttatatatctttttttggtATGgtgccgtgagtggctgcctcccagcagtgttctctctgtccctctttatttccttcttttctccttttcctttctgtctttttgtccattcggcgatgctggtgccttctaccgcacctcggtatctcttcggattggattttcttttttcttcctgggaccgggatcatcggtcgagaccggcgtaactctacgacggcttcctgctcatCCGTCCAGTGATGACTGGGTCCATCGCCTTggcccctgtggggagtccgctccctcgtgctcgtcggaaccaacgactttcgccatgctagccccgtggtgaccatctgcacgtgccccgactgggtgcccgggaagctgctcacacgtttgcctgctttatgatgttttcaccaattcacgaccacggtccattgagcgccgttgaactggactgcccttacacctgtcgatggaccccgtggaggctattttgtgtgttttggggtgttctcttgtattgaggggtgctggttggccgctgttactttctgactttctttgtggccccgttgtgtggcagccttatgagagcctattgagttgcgctcatgccatctgtgtgtcttttgtatacccacactgtggtatggatactgctggggcctgaatttccccacccctggggatcaataaatattcaatcaatcaatcaatggacGTGAAGTCTCCCATCCCCTAAATGTGTGATGAGAAGTGCCTATTTAACTGTTTGCTGCACTTCATTTAAATGATGCGAATCCTAAATTCTGCTTACCTTGCTtgtgccccccgcccccctaaaATCCCCACACGTCACAAATGTtgctatatataaaaataatcttACTTGGAGCTTGAGTTCTGTTTATTTTGGGCCCTCTTCCATCAACTACATATAAATTCTTTCCCACCTATAGTTAATTCACTCATCCCAGGCCGTAATGAAAGACAGGCCCGCATCACCCGCTCAGTTACACAGGACCTCATCCGAATCCCAgcataccaaaacaattttggtcataactcatttatccgcacatctattttaatctggaataagataccccttcaaatcagatccgccacctctattatgcaatttaaacggctatacacatatttcttaataacaaatcaaacttgcacccattaacaataagatatatatatatatatattgtatatattgtattgaaatgtatgtaatgttataggaacctgctgtaaaacagttcttgaactgagtcaggccagtccatgaaactttgatgttacatgtcgacctttcctttaaataaacaaacaaacaaacaaaacttcCTAGGCATCCAAATCCTCTTCAATGGCTGCTTACCTCCTTGCTGTCATCTGTAATTCTGCTTCCCCGACTTAGGTCAAACAATATTAAATGGTGGCCGTTGAGCTGCATCACTGGATTGGACCACAACCTCATCATCTGTGtaaacaagaaaacaatttaAGTACTGCTGCTATTAAATGCTAGTTCCAATGCCAAGGTAACCGATAAAAAGAACTCTCCAAGTGATGCCATTTCAGAGCAAAACTGGCCACGGGGATTTCAGTCCACTGGTGGTGGTGCTGAAATCATAAGTGGGTTTTGCTTCCCTCTAGTGGTCATGTGTGTAACAACGCAAACACGCGCTGCGGTCTTGTCATTCTGCCTTAGGAGCTGTCCGTGCCCTGTTCGCTAAGATGTTACTGCTTCATGCACTGTGTGCTTTTTATCTTAATGTGgcttttgtgtgtctttgcagcttAGTCCCCACGAGAGTTTTTGTTCCAGAGGGAGCTTGAGGAAAGACGGGGCCGAAAAAAGAGACCTAAGCCTTGGAAGCATCCGTGTTGTCGGGGAATCCTCAGAGAAAGTGCGTGAAATGTTTGGCATGATTTTGTATGCACAAGATGGAACCGAAGCCCCGAagaaagtagtgctttggcacTCTCGTCTCCATCTCGTATAACTCTTTGATGCTCCCTCCCCGCAGCCACAATGGAAGAGAAGATAGTGGAGGAGCACACCAAGCTGAAGCAGGGCATGGTGAAGGTGCTGCAGTGCGTAGCCGCCATCTCGCCAGCGGCAGCTGTGGTCAACCCTATCTTCGGCGTGGCGGGCTCGCTAATGCGCGTGGTCCTGCACCACATCGACGACGAGGACATCCGCACGCTCAAGCGCGAGTTCGGTTCCGTCAACCGGGCGCTGGACGAGCTCTCGCGCGAGAATCGCCAGGCCCTGGTAGCTATTCAGAAGGAGACGCTGGACAGCCAGTACGCCTCGGTGGAGGAGAACCTCAAGAACCAGTTCCGCAAGTTCATGGATCTGGTGGAAGCTCGGCCTGAGCACAGCAACCGGAAGAAGGAAGACTTTGCCCGCAGCTACGCCGACGACTTGGGCGACCAGAACCTGCACACGCTCTACGACGGTGTGGTCGGGAAGCCCAAACTCTTCAGCCGGCCCATCCTGGATGTGAGTTGCTCACACACACTGCGGTGACGGGCAAGGGAGATCTTCTCACTTTGaacgagctttttttttttttaggtgttccTGAAGCATTCGGGTGGCGATCGTCGGGCCATGGAGCGCCTGTGCACACGCCTCACCTACTTGTTCTGCATCGGCCTGATTGCCCTGATGGGCTACGCCGCCGTCATTGGCGACGACGATGCCGGCCTGAGCGAGGAGTGGGCCGAGAAGATGGAGAACGTGCAGGAAAAGATGCAGCAGGCGCTGCGTATGTGCCGCTGAACCGGGCACGCGCACATCATCCACGTTAGCTTGCGCAACAGCGGTGGGCAAAGACGCGTGTGCTACGGTACTGTTGCCACCCGGTTCGCATTTCCATCATTGAGCATTCACAACTACGGCTTGcgctttgttttccttcttaaATTGGTTGGAGGTATTTTTCTGTCCTAAATTTcattgaataccgtttttttccatgtataatgcgcaaaatttaactaatttactgtcctaaaatctggggtgcgcattatacatgggtacaacaatttttgaagaaaatctccctcgaaataaaacttgaaatcaccttcttgtttgttgtcaatcgcgcattgcattcagccatcctcccCAACAcactttgttagggtggtgctcactcaacttattttgcaagaaccacacaggagacaagtaagtcactttcctctcttttcattttaacctaactgatcgcggtggtgcctttctgggcagtcggagaaataaaatacatccagcctagttaagaaatcaccagagagatcaccatgacaattgtgaacacacggaaagataataaataactggaacatcactcaaatatcggtgatcccgttgagtctcacatatttcttcgctatcgagtttgctagcgcatgcgcagtgatactgaccggcagaataacatccggttgttcccaaagatgatcttttttctgaaataattttacgtttacggacttaagtaagagttatTTCTGCATGTTTTTAAGCACCACTACAAATAAATATGAGTCCATGCATCCATAAGTGTGGGTTATTTCTGCACGTTTT from Syngnathus typhle isolate RoL2023-S1 ecotype Sweden linkage group LG10, RoL_Styp_1.0, whole genome shotgun sequence includes these protein-coding regions:
- the LOC133160947 gene encoding protein rapunzel-like, with translation MEEKIVEEHTKLKQGMVKVLQCVAAISSAAAVCSIPIYHTIFGLAGSLMRVVLHHIDDEDIRTLKREFGSVNRALGELSRENSQVLVAIQKEALNSQYASVEENLTSQFRKFMDLVEARPEHSKRKKEDFARSYTDDLGDQNLHTLYDGVVGKPKLFSRPILEVFLKHSGGDRRAMERLCTRLTYLFCIGLIALMGYAAVIGGNDAGLSEEWAEKMENVQDKMQQALRMCR